The proteins below come from a single Corylus avellana chromosome ca3, CavTom2PMs-1.0 genomic window:
- the LOC132175895 gene encoding BTB/POZ and TAZ domain-containing protein 1, producing MEDNQTTSFTISVNLYGDSSATARELPEPDIHIITSGALRIPAHASVLALVSPVLENIIDRPRKHRSSEKVISILGVPCDAVVAFVRFLYSSRSTEEEMERFGIHLLALSHVYAVPQLKQRCTKALGERLTIGNVVDVLQLARMCDAPDLYLKCLKLVAGHFKAVEKTEGWKFLQDYDPWLELQIFQFMDEAESRKKRSRRHKEEQRLYLQLSEAMECLEHICTEGCTSVGPHDTEPNKKKGPCSKFSTCQGLQLLIRHFGTCKKRVNGGCLRCKRMWQLLRLHSSICDQSDSCRVPLCRQFKLRMQLDKNKNDARWKLLVRKVVSAKAISSLSLPKRKREELQFQETHNHGIRSFRL from the exons atgGAAGACAATCAAACTACGTCCTTTACCATTTCCGTCAACCTGTACGGTGACTCTTCAGCCACGGCCCGAGAACTTCCGGAGCCGGACATCCACATCATCACCTCCGGCGCACTGCGCATCCCGGCGCACGCTAGCGTCCTG GCTTTGGTGTCGCCGGTATTGGAGAATATAATAGACCGGCCACGTAAGCACCGGAGCTCCGAGAAAGTCATTTCGATACTTGGCGTTCCTTGCGACGCTGTCGTCGCGTTCGTTCGGTTCCTCTACTCCTCCAG GTCCACCGAGGAGGAGATGGAGAGGTTCGGGATTCATCTACTGGCGCTGTCTCACGTATACGCGGTCCCACAACTGAAGCAGAGGTGCACGAAGGCTTTGGGTGAACGGCTGACGATCGGGAATGTGGTGGATGTGCTTCAGCTGGCGAGGATGTGTGACGCACCGGATCTCTACCTCAAGTGCTTGAAATTGGTCGCCGGCCATTTCAAGGCTGTGGAGAAGACTGAAGGGTGGAAGTTCTTGCAAGACTACGACCCTTGGCTTGAGCTACAGATCTTTCAATTCATGGATGAAGCTGAATCG AGGAAAAAGAGATCAAGAAGGCACAAGGAAGAGCAGAGGCTGTATCTACAGCTAAGCGAGGCAATGGAGTGTTTGGAGCACATATGTACTGAAGGGTGTACAAGTGTTGGGCCGCATGACACTGAACCCAACAAGAAGAAGGGCCCCTGTAGCAAATTCTCCACGTGTCAAGGTCTCCAGCTCTTGATTCGGCACTTTGGTACGTGTAAGAAGAGAGTAAACGGAGGCTGCTTGAGGTGTAAGCGGATGTGGCAGCTTCTGAGATTGCACTCCTCAATCTGTGACCAATCTGATTCTTGCAGAGTTCCTCTTTGCAG GCAATTCAAGTTGAGAATGCAGctggacaaaaataaaaatgacgcAAGGTGGAAATTACTGGTGAGGAAGGTGGTGTCAGCCAAAGCCATATCTTCCCTGTCGTTGCCCAAGAGGAAAAGGGAGGAACTACAATTTCAAGAGACCCACAATCATGGGATTAGAAGCTTCAGATTATAA
- the LOC132176175 gene encoding probable pectate lyase 5, producing MASPSMFLIATFLFCLLLPTLISSSPVQDPELVVGEVQRSINNASRRNLAYLSCGSGNPIDDCWRCDPDWEKNRQRLADCAIGFGKNAIGGRDGKIYVVTDSSDDDAVNPKPGTLRYAVVQDEPLWIIFARDMVIKLKEELIMNSFKTIDGRGASVHIAGGPCITVQFVTNIIIHGLNIHDCKQGGNALVRSSPSHYGWRTVSDGDGVSIFGGTHVWVDHCSLSNCADGLIDAIHGSSAITISNNYMTHHDKVMLLGHSDSYTEDKNMQVTIAFNHFGEGLVQRMPRCRHGYFHVVNNDYTHWEMYAIGGSASPTINSQGNRFAAPDERFSKEVTKHEDAPESEWRNWNWRSDGDLLLNGAFFTPSGAGASSSYARASSLSARPSSLVGTITVTSGALNCRKGSRC from the exons ATGGCAAGCCCTTCAATGTTTCTGATCGCCACTTTCCTCTTCTGTCTTCTCCTCCCAACCCTCATTTCCTCTTCCCCTGTTCAAGACCCAGAGCTTGTTGTAGGAGAAGTACAAAG GAGCATCAATAATGCGTCGAGGAGGAATTTGGCTTATTTGTCGTGTGGGAGCGGAAACCCGATTGACGACTGCTGGCGGTGCGACCCCGATTGGGAGAAGAACCGCCAGCGGCTAGCTGATTGTGCAATTGGGTTTGGGAAGAACGCCATTGGTGGAAGGGATGGGAAGATTTACGTGGTGACAGACTCGAGCGACGATGACGCGGTGAACCCGAAGCCGGGGACTCTCCGATATGCTGTGGTCCAAGATGAGCCATTGTGGATCATATTTGCACGTGATATGGTGATCAAATTGAAGGAAGAGCTGATTATGAACTCTTTTAAGACCATTGATGGGAGGGGAGCTAGTGTGCATATTGCTGGTGGTCCATGCATTACTGTTCAGTTTGTGACCAACATTATAATTCATGGGCTTAACATACATGACTGCAAGCAAGGAGGGAATGCTCTTGTGAGGAGCTCCCCATCGCACTATGGGTGGAGGACCGTATCGGACGGTGATGGTGTGTCCATCTTTGGTGGTACACATGTTTGGGTGGACCATTGCTCCCTTTCAAACTGTGCTGATGGCCTGATTGATGCAATCCATGGCTCCTCTGCCATCACCATTTCAAACAATTACATGACTCACCATGATAAGGTCATGTTGTTGGGACATAGTGATTCCTACACTGAAGACAAGAACATGCAAGTCACCATCGCCTTCAATCACTTTGGAGAAGGCCTCGTCCAACGAATGCCAAG ATGTAGGCATGGATATTTCCATGTGGTGAACAATGACTACACCCATTGGGAAATGTATGCCATTGGGGGGAGTGCTTCCCCAACCATCAATAGCCAAGGGAACAGATTTGCTGCACCAGATGAAAGATTCAGCAAAGAG GTGACCAAACATGAGGATGCACCAGAAAGTGAATGGAGGAACTGGAATTGGAGGTCTGATGGAGACCTGTTACTAAATGGTGCTTTTTTCACACCATCAGGGGCAGGGGCTTCATCAAGCTATGCTAGGGCTTCTAGCCTAAGTGCAAGGCCATCTTCTCTTGTTGGGACAATTACAGTCACTTCGGGTGCACTTAATTGCAGAAAGGGTTCTCGTTGCTGA